From a single Thermothielavioides terrestris NRRL 8126 chromosome 1, complete sequence genomic region:
- a CDS encoding glycoside hydrolase family 72 protein (CAZy_ID 269789), whose amino-acid sequence MRVTTASLVSTSLLLGQASASLPPIVMKGSKFFFENGTQFFIKGVAYQQDSAAGGATVNSTTYHDPLADVDACKRDVPLLKALHTNVIRTYAIDPNANHDECMKLLDDAGIYVISDLSEPSLSIIRDNPTWDVDLLKRYTAVVDNLSKYSNVIGFFAGNEVTNDNKTTPASAYVKAAVRDIKAYIKKNVNRWMGVGYAANDDSEIRANIAHYFNCGDQDDAIDFWGYNIYEWCGDQTIQSSGYDKQIEFFKNYSVPVFFAEYGCNKVGGAANRTFQETTALYGDEMSPVFAGGIVYMYFEETNDYGLVSISGDTASTMRDYNALKTRVAEANPSSTSMSAYNPTNSPAACPPVSEDWQVKGEALPPTPDSSLCQCMYDSLSCVAAADLPTQNYSAIFDYICDPSRGNLCAGINGNTSTGVYGAYVGCNATHKLGYALDQYYNSQSKASSACDFGGQAVLKSGSAASSCSAALASASSANAVAATATSGNGAAAATSSSAAVATGPIRSLFALGDLVVGLYVLVAMGVGATMVLL is encoded by the exons aTGCGCGTCACCACAGCGTCTCTCGTGTCCACGTCGCTCCTGCTGGGACAGGCGTCGGCGTCTCTCCCGCCGATTGTTATGAAG GGCTCCAAGTTCTTCTTCGAGAACGGCACACAGTTTTTCATCAAGGGCGTCGCCTACCAGCAGGACAGTGCTGCCGGGGGCGCCACCGTCAATAGCACCACCTATCACGATCCTCTGGCGGATGTCGATGCCTGCAAGCGCGATGTCCCGCTACTCAAGGCCCTCCACACCAACGTGATCCGCACTTATGCCATCGACCCCAACGCCAACCACGACGAGTGCATGAAGCTCCTTGACGACGCCGGCATTTACGTCATCAGCGACCTGAGCGAGCCCTCGCTGTCCATCATCCGCGACAACCCCACCTGGGATGTCGACCTGCTGAAGCGCTACACCGCCGTGGTCGACAACCTCAGCAAGTACAGCAACGTGATCGGCTTCTTTGCCGGCAACGAGGTCACCAACGACAACAAGACCACACCAGCCTCGGCCTACGTCAAGGCAGCCGTGCGCGACATCAAGGCCTACATCAAGAAGAATGTCAATCGCTGGATGGGCGTCGGCTACGCCGCCAACGATGACTCGGAGATCCGCGCCAACATTGCTCACTACTTCAACTGCGGCGATCAGGACGACGCCATCGACTTCTGGGGCTACAACATCTACGAGTGGTGCGGCGACCAGACCATCCAGTCGTCGGGCTATGACAAGCAGATCGAATTCTTCAAGAACTACTCGGTTCCCGTCTTCTTCGCCGAGTACGGCTGCAACAAGGTCGGTGGCGCCGCCAACCGCACCTTCCAGGAGACCACTGCCCTGTACGGGGATGAGATGAGCCCTGTTTTCGCGGGCGGTATCGTCTACATGTACTTCGAGGAGACGAACGACTACG GTCTTGTCAGCATCTCGGGCGACACCGCGTCGACCATGAGGGACTACAACGCGCTCAAGAcgcgcgtcgccgaggccaaCCCGTCGTCGACCTCCATGTCCGCCTACAACCCGACCAactcgccggccgcctgcCCGCCCGTCTCCGAGGACTGGCAAGTCAAGGGcgaggcgctgccgccgaccccCGACAGCTCGCTCTGCCAGTGCATGTACGACTCGCTCAGCTgcgtggccgccgcggaccTGCCGACCCAGAACTACAGCGCCATCTTCGACTACATCTGCGACCCCTCGCGCGGCAACCTGTGCGCCGGCATCAACGGCAACACGTCGACCGGCGTGTACGGCGCCTACGTCGGCTGCAACGCCACCCACAAGCTCGGCTACGCGCTGGACCAGTACTACAACTCGCAGAGCAAGGCGAGCAGCGCCTGCGActtcggcggccaggccgtgcTCAAGAgcggctccgccgccagctcgtgcagcgccgccctggccagcgccagctccgccaacgctgtcgccgccaccgccaccagcggcaacggtgcggctgccgccaccagcagcagcgctgcTGTCGCCACCGGCCCGATCCGCAGCCTGTTCGCGCTGGGCgatctcgtcgtcggtcTGTACGTCCTTGTTGCTATGGGCGTGGGTGCGACCATGGTGCTGTTGTAA